The following proteins are encoded in a genomic region of Enterocloster clostridioformis:
- the tnpA gene encoding IS66 family insertion sequence element accessory protein TnpA has protein sequence MDISALTPDKQVKLQYWLDVIRQCRASGLTNQAWCEQHHISLKSYYYWIAKIRKLALEELPRKSHGCRPVMEQTALIPDAAPEFTEVSLHGRQDPCAAPAAVLRAGTVTVDLFEDTPRELLETILKAVRSC, from the coding sequence ATGGACATTTCCGCTTTAACTCCGGATAAACAGGTAAAACTTCAGTACTGGCTGGACGTGATCCGGCAATGCAGAGCCTCCGGTCTAACAAACCAGGCATGGTGCGAACAACATCATATCTCCCTAAAAAGCTATTACTACTGGATCGCAAAGATCCGGAAACTGGCGCTTGAAGAACTGCCCCGAAAGAGTCATGGATGCAGGCCGGTCATGGAGCAGACTGCGTTGATTCCGGATGCGGCTCCGGAATTTACGGAGGTATCCCTTCACGGCAGGCAGGATCCCTGTGCCGCTCCTGCAGCAGTACTCCGTGCCGGTACGGTGACTGTTGACCTCTTTGAAGATACGCCCCGCGAGTTGCTGGAGACCATTCTGAAAGCGGTGAGATCATGTTAG
- a CDS encoding transposase, whose protein sequence is MTLTKINPAAAAAAEAKLEEGFSFNKDAKMLQCPAGELAMRVEKREAKNGNQYRNYVFSKKKCEKCPLKGQCKVGKWKTHSYSITQAREKNRSRLEFEASEEFQERLKIRHRIEEKNGELKEAHGLGRADSVGLFAMELQMNFTAFVANIKRITKLIALAGESMKVFL, encoded by the coding sequence TTGACGCTTACGAAAATAAATCCTGCGGCCGCGGCTGCTGCGGAAGCGAAACTTGAGGAAGGATTCAGTTTTAACAAAGATGCAAAGATGCTGCAATGTCCGGCAGGTGAACTGGCCATGCGGGTTGAGAAGCGGGAGGCAAAGAACGGGAACCAGTACCGGAATTACGTATTCAGCAAGAAAAAATGCGAAAAGTGCCCTCTAAAAGGACAGTGTAAAGTAGGGAAGTGGAAAACCCACAGCTATAGTATTACCCAAGCAAGAGAAAAGAACCGGAGCAGGCTGGAATTTGAAGCAAGCGAAGAATTTCAAGAACGCCTGAAGATACGGCACCGGATTGAAGAAAAGAATGGGGAATTAAAGGAAGCCCACGGATTAGGCAGAGCAGATTCAGTGGGATTGTTTGCTATGGAATTGCAAATGAATTTTACGGCATTCGTAGCAAATATTAAGAGAATAACGAAGTTGATTGCACTGGCCGGAGAGAGTATGAAAGTTTTTCTGTAA